A single window of Okeanomitos corallinicola TIOX110 DNA harbors:
- a CDS encoding type II toxin-antitoxin system antitoxin SocA domain-containing protein, which yields MLDKLIKYFVYATKGYITKTQLIKFLYLADLYSVKWTGKQLTDLDWCYYQFGPWNEGIDTALNQMNGKEIIQESQENATYIRPVNETAQVDDLQIPLSIKLVLDNIRREWAGADKLNQLLEYVYSTAPMLEVKNTHRSEEKVKLNLQAEKEKLVSELGL from the coding sequence ATGTTGGATAAACTCATAAAATATTTTGTCTACGCGACAAAAGGGTATATTACTAAAACACAGCTTATTAAGTTTTTGTATTTAGCTGATCTTTACTCTGTTAAGTGGACAGGAAAGCAACTGACTGATCTTGATTGGTGTTATTATCAATTTGGTCCTTGGAATGAGGGTATAGATACTGCTTTAAATCAAATGAATGGAAAAGAGATTATTCAAGAATCTCAAGAAAATGCAACATATATTAGACCTGTCAATGAAACTGCTCAAGTAGATGATTTGCAAATACCTCTAAGCATTAAGTTGGTGCTGGATAATATTCGGAGAGAATGGGCTGGTGCAGATAAACTGAATCAGTTACTAGAGTATGTATATAGCACTGCTCCAATGCTGGAAGTAAAAAATACTCATCGCTCAGAAGAAAAAGTTAAACTTAACTTACAAGCAGAAAAAGAAAAATTAGTCAGTGAATTAGGATTGTAA